One window of Tenacibaculum maritimum NCIMB 2154 genomic DNA carries:
- a CDS encoding aminotransferase class I/II-fold pyridoxal phosphate-dependent enzyme produces the protein MKFPKKLQQKLLVRKEHQALRFLSKHNNLIDFSSNDYLGFAKSEYIFHQTHQLLIDKNTKNNGATGSRLLSGNHSFYESVESYLCDFHNAESSLIFNSGYDANIGFFSSIPQRGDIILYDELIHASIRDGIRLSNAKSYKFKHNDLKDLENKITSFSSVLKEGEKEIYVVTEAVFSMDGDLPNLTKMTALCNKNNVHLIVDEAHSLGVFGNNGCGLVQALNLEKDIFARIITFGKALGCHGAVIVGCKKLKQYLINFARSFIYTTGLSPHSLATIFIAYKELNSKNGLKKQALLKNNIAHFKEEVNRFAPAFTFIQSTSAIQCCIIPGNEKVKEIAKNIALKGYHVKPILSPTVRTKQERLRFCLHSYNSKEEITDVLEILTTFASV, from the coding sequence ATGAAATTTCCTAAAAAATTACAACAGAAGTTACTTGTAAGAAAAGAGCACCAAGCTTTAAGATTTCTTAGCAAACACAATAATTTAATAGATTTCTCTTCTAATGATTATCTTGGTTTTGCTAAATCTGAATATATTTTTCATCAAACACATCAATTACTGATTGATAAAAATACTAAAAATAATGGAGCTACAGGATCCAGATTACTCTCTGGAAACCATTCTTTTTATGAAAGTGTAGAAAGCTACCTATGTGATTTTCATAATGCAGAAAGTTCTTTAATATTCAACTCAGGATATGATGCTAATATTGGCTTTTTTTCTTCAATACCGCAGCGAGGAGATATTATTTTATATGATGAACTTATTCATGCTTCTATACGTGATGGAATTAGGCTTTCAAATGCTAAATCTTATAAGTTTAAGCATAATGATTTAAAGGACTTAGAAAATAAAATAACTTCTTTTTCTTCTGTATTGAAGGAGGGGGAAAAAGAAATTTATGTTGTAACAGAGGCTGTTTTTTCTATGGATGGCGACCTCCCTAACCTTACTAAAATGACAGCACTTTGCAATAAAAATAATGTGCACTTAATTGTTGATGAGGCTCATTCATTAGGGGTTTTCGGAAACAATGGCTGCGGACTCGTTCAAGCTTTAAATTTAGAAAAGGATATCTTCGCACGAATCATAACTTTTGGTAAAGCATTAGGCTGCCATGGCGCAGTTATAGTAGGTTGCAAAAAACTAAAACAATATTTAATTAACTTTGCTAGGAGTTTTATTTATACTACGGGGCTCTCACCACATTCGTTAGCTACTATTTTTATAGCGTATAAAGAACTAAACAGTAAAAATGGCTTAAAAAAACAGGCGCTATTAAAAAATAATATTGCCCATTTTAAAGAAGAAGTAAACCGATTTGCTCCTGCTTTTACTTTTATACAAAGCACATCAGCAATTCAGTGTTGTATTATCCCTGGAAATGAAAAAGTAAAGGAGATTGCTAAAAATATTGCTTTAAAAGGATACCATGTAAAACCTATTTTATCTCCTACTGTTAGGACGAAGCAAGAAAGACTGCGTTTTTGTTTGCATAGTTATAATTCAAAAGAGGAAATAACTGATGTTTTAGAGATCCTTACTACTTTTGCTTCTGTATAA
- the bioA gene encoding adenosylmethionine--8-amino-7-oxononanoate transaminase, translating into MTLQERDKKHLWHPLTQHQLHPNHLAITKAKGALLFDDEGNEYIDGIASWYTCMYGHCNTYITSKVAEQMQQLDHVVFAGFTHEPAIKLSEQLIAILPSNQEKIFFSDNGSTAVDIAIKMALQYHFNQGDKRGKIIALEDGFHGDTFGAMSVSGLSVYNGPFEDFFIDVDRIPVPTKENIENVKALFTNLITKNKVAAFIYEPLVQGAAAMKMFAPNLLDELLNIAKKNNVLTIADEVMTGFGKTGKNFASEYLTYQPDIICLSKSLTAGIVPMAITSCSQNIYNAFLSDDIGKGFFHGHTYSANPTSCTAALAGIELLQSKEIQKNIQRIIHSHQSFDKRIKKHPKVKQTRQKGVIYALDINIPMDRYGDLRYQLFHFFMENGVCLRPLGNTIYILPPFITTAQQMQKIYTTIEKALDHLL; encoded by the coding sequence ATGACATTACAAGAAAGAGATAAAAAACATTTGTGGCATCCGTTAACGCAACATCAATTACACCCTAATCATTTAGCTATAACAAAAGCAAAAGGAGCCTTATTATTTGATGATGAAGGAAATGAATATATTGATGGAATAGCCTCTTGGTACACTTGTATGTATGGGCATTGTAATACTTATATTACAAGTAAGGTTGCTGAGCAAATGCAACAACTAGATCATGTTGTTTTTGCGGGCTTTACACATGAACCTGCTATTAAATTATCAGAACAATTAATTGCCATTTTACCTAGTAATCAAGAAAAAATATTTTTTTCTGATAATGGTTCTACAGCAGTTGATATTGCTATTAAAATGGCCTTGCAGTATCATTTTAATCAAGGAGATAAACGAGGAAAAATTATTGCTTTAGAAGATGGTTTTCATGGAGATACCTTTGGAGCAATGTCTGTATCCGGACTCTCTGTTTATAATGGTCCTTTTGAAGACTTTTTTATTGACGTTGATAGAATACCTGTACCTACAAAAGAAAATATTGAAAATGTAAAAGCCTTATTTACTAATTTAATTACCAAAAATAAGGTAGCTGCTTTTATATACGAACCTTTAGTACAAGGAGCAGCAGCAATGAAAATGTTTGCACCTAATTTACTAGATGAATTATTAAACATTGCTAAAAAAAATAATGTTTTAACAATAGCTGATGAAGTAATGACTGGATTTGGAAAAACGGGCAAAAATTTTGCTTCTGAATACCTTACATATCAACCAGACATTATTTGCTTATCAAAATCACTAACAGCAGGAATAGTTCCTATGGCAATTACAAGCTGTTCTCAAAATATTTACAATGCTTTTTTAAGTGATGATATAGGGAAAGGTTTTTTTCATGGGCATACTTATTCTGCAAACCCTACTTCATGTACAGCTGCCTTGGCTGGAATAGAGCTACTACAATCAAAAGAAATACAAAAAAATATTCAAAGAATAATCCATTCCCATCAATCTTTTGACAAAAGAATAAAGAAGCATCCAAAAGTAAAACAAACACGCCAAAAAGGAGTTATTTACGCTTTAGATATAAATATACCAATGGATCGTTATGGTGATTTACGTTACCAGCTATTTCATTTTTTTATGGAAAATGGAGTTTGCTTACGCCCTTTAGGTAATACCATTTATATATTACCTCCTTTTATAACAACAGCGCAACAAATGCAAAAAATATATACGACTATTGAAAAAGCTTTAGATCATCTTCTTTAA
- a CDS encoding transporter family protein has translation MKNLITILTLFISASVLAQSPWTKKKKEGYFQLSYSTISNYDELFGNPDYPIDREITDNTVQLYGEYGITDKTTLFGNIPLKMLKSGDLVNKNISRTPITLEGTETSLGNIQVGIKHQFYNKKWIVSGQLGIEANTSSFEKASGLRTGYDAWTFTPLILAGRGFNNWYIQAFTGFDIRTNDYSSNYKLGGEIGYKALHWLWIAGFLDGVLSLTNGDIILPATNRATGLYVNNQQYAGFGLKFIGQINKNLGANIGLGGAFAARNLAKAPAFNVGVYYKL, from the coding sequence ATGAAAAACCTAATTACCATTTTAACCCTTTTTATAAGTGCTTCAGTATTAGCTCAAAGTCCATGGACAAAAAAGAAAAAAGAAGGGTATTTTCAATTATCGTACTCAACCATTTCAAATTATGACGAGTTATTTGGAAATCCAGATTACCCAATAGATAGAGAAATAACAGACAATACTGTGCAATTATATGGAGAGTATGGAATAACAGATAAAACTACCTTATTTGGTAATATCCCTTTAAAAATGCTAAAATCAGGAGATCTTGTAAATAAAAATATTTCAAGAACACCAATTACTTTAGAAGGAACAGAAACTTCTTTAGGAAATATTCAAGTAGGTATAAAACATCAATTTTATAATAAAAAATGGATTGTTTCAGGGCAACTAGGTATTGAAGCAAATACAAGTAGTTTTGAAAAAGCGTCAGGATTAAGAACGGGGTATGATGCTTGGACATTTACGCCACTTATCTTAGCAGGAAGAGGATTCAATAATTGGTATATTCAAGCATTTACAGGATTTGATATTAGAACCAATGATTACAGTTCTAATTATAAATTAGGAGGAGAAATAGGATATAAAGCACTTCACTGGCTTTGGATAGCAGGTTTCTTAGACGGTGTGTTATCACTTACAAATGGAGATATCATACTACCCGCTACAAACAGGGCTACAGGATTATACGTAAATAACCAACAATATGCAGGATTTGGATTAAAGTTTATTGGGCAAATAAACAAAAATTTAGGAGCTAATATAGGTTTAGGAGGTGCATTTGCAGCTAGAAAT
- the bioD gene encoding dethiobiotin synthase, with protein sequence MKQKYFITGISTEVGKTIASAIITEALEADYWKPIQAGELDNSDMDKVKRFISNSKSTFHSNSYALKTPMSPHAAAEIDKVTIDVAKITIPSTTNHLVIEGAGGLLVPLNDTETILNLIQPDYKVIVVSRHYLGSINHTLLTVNLLQQKGFNVALLFSGNEHKSTEEIIQKMTQIPIIGRIEEEPYFDKNVVKEYASSFKERLLGL encoded by the coding sequence ATGAAACAAAAATACTTTATCACAGGTATTTCTACAGAAGTAGGAAAAACAATTGCTTCTGCAATTATTACAGAAGCATTAGAGGCTGATTATTGGAAGCCTATACAAGCAGGAGAACTTGACAATTCTGATATGGATAAGGTAAAAAGGTTTATTTCAAACTCAAAATCAACATTTCACTCAAATTCTTATGCTCTAAAAACACCTATGAGCCCACACGCAGCAGCTGAAATTGATAAGGTTACTATTGATGTAGCTAAAATAACCATTCCTAGTACAACAAATCATTTAGTTATAGAAGGAGCTGGTGGTTTATTAGTTCCTTTGAATGATACTGAAACTATTTTAAACCTTATACAACCCGATTATAAGGTTATTGTAGTATCTCGTCATTATTTAGGAAGTATTAACCACACCCTTTTAACTGTAAACTTATTACAGCAAAAAGGGTTTAATGTTGCTTTACTTTTTTCTGGAAATGAACACAAATCCACAGAAGAAATTATTCAAAAAATGACTCAAATACCTATTATTGGTCGTATTGAAGAAGAACCTTATTTTGATAAAAATGTAGTAAAAGAATATGCTTCTTCTTTCAAGGAACGCCTATTAGGCTTATAA